The nucleotide sequence CTGGACGTCGGTCAGGATCTCGCGGACCGCCCGCAATCGGGACAACGGGTGCTGCTGGGCCATCTCGCGGCCCTCATGGACGGGGAACCACACGGACGCTCCCTTTTCGATGTACGTGTCAGCGATATAAAGGGCGTGTCCGCACATCGCTTCGAACGTCGTCGCACCGGCCTGCCCGACCTCGGTCCCCGCGGTCCTTTGCAGCACGATGGCCATGTTCAGTCCCGAACCGGTCTCGAACTCCTTCACCATGAGCCGTCCGGTCTTGGCCGTCGTCGGCCAATGGATGTGCCGGATCGAGTCGCCGGACGCGTACTCGCGGACGCCTCGTGAATCTGTTCCCTGACCTCGGGCCAGACCCGACTCGAGGTCGGAGACGCCCCATCCTGCAGAAGGCCGGACGGTGACGCTGACCGGAATCGGTACAGGAGAGACCGTGAGTTCGACAGGTTCGGTCTGCACGGAGCGCTCCATCGTCACAAGCCCCAAGGCGTCCGTGCCGCGAATGACCACCCGCCTCCATCGGAAGCGGCCCCGCCGAAGAGGTTTGAACCGGAACCGGGTCGTGATCGGCTGGTCGAACGAAGGCGCAACGGGCAAAGAAGGGGTCCTGTCCCGCACGATGAGGCCTTCGGGAAGGACGTCTTCAAGGCTGACGAGCGGCCGTTTCAGCTTATGGTCGCTCCAAACGACCGTCTCGACCGTCACCCATTCGCCAAGGGTCACCATCGGCGGGACGTTGCGTTCGAACCGCAGGCCCTGGATCGCGAGCCATGCCTGGAGCCGTGAGGCGGCAAGCGTCGCGACGACGGCCACCGTCATATAGAAAAGAGGCGGCGAGTTCACGAGGACGGCCATGACGATGAGGAACACCGCCGCGACCGTGAGGGCCATCGTGACGTACCGGGTCAATCGTCACCCCACCGCCAGGGGGACCGGCACGGTCGTCAACAAGTGTTCGACGACGTCGTCTCCCGTCGTACCTCTCGCACGGACTTCGCCCCGGACGATCAGTCTGTGTCCGAGAACGGACGGGGCGCAGAACTTGACGTCGTCCAAGCGGACGAAGTCGACACCTTCCATCGCGGCGCGGGCCTGTCCCGCATGGAGCAGGTAGAGCGAGCCTCGTGGCGATGCGCCCAAGTGGACCTGGTTCGACTCGCGCGTCGCACGGACGACGTCGACGACGTACTCCCTGATCTTCTCGTCCACGTGGACGTCTCGGACCGTGCGTTGGGCCTGGACGAGGCGCTCGAGCGTTGCGACCTGCTTGACGTGTTCGACCGCGCTCTCCTTCTGTTGCCGACTGAGGATCTCTTGCTCGTAGTCCCGGCTGGGATATCCGAGCTGGACCCGGGCGAAGAACCTGTCGAGCTGCGCTTCGGGAAGGGGGAACGTCCCCGTCATCTCGATGTTGTTCTGGGTCGCGAGGACGAAAAACGGGGGAGCCAGAAGCCGCGTGTGCCCGTCGCTCGTGACCTGGCGCTCTTCCATCGCTTCGAGGAGGGCGGCCTGGGTCTTCGGCGTCGCGCGGTTGATCTCGTCGACCAGGACGACGTTGGCGAAGAGCGGGCCGGCACGGAACTCGAACTCGCGGGTCTCCTGGTTGTAAATGCTCGATCCGGTGATGTCGGCGGGCAGAAGGTCGGGCGTGAACTGGATCCGGCGGAACTCGCCGCCGATCGCTCGGGCGAGCGCCTTCGCCAAGGTCGTCTTTCCGACCCCGGGGACGTCTTCGATCAAGAGGTGGCCCTCGCAGAGCAAAGCGAGCACGCTGGTTTCGACCGTCGACCGTTTGCCGACGATGGCGCGTTCGACCTCGTC is from Armatimonadota bacterium and encodes:
- a CDS encoding MoxR family ATPase, coding for MTVSEVSQLAASIVDEVERAIVGKRSTVETSVLALLCEGHLLIEDVPGVGKTTLAKALARAIGGEFRRIQFTPDLLPADITGSSIYNQETREFEFRAGPLFANVVLVDEINRATPKTQAALLEAMEERQVTSDGHTRLLAPPFFVLATQNNIEMTGTFPLPEAQLDRFFARVQLGYPSRDYEQEILSRQQKESAVEHVKQVATLERLVQAQRTVRDVHVDEKIREYVVDVVRATRESNQVHLGASPRGSLYLLHAGQARAAMEGVDFVRLDDVKFCAPSVLGHRLIVRGEVRARGTTGDDVVEHLLTTVPVPLAVG
- a CDS encoding DUF58 domain-containing protein produces the protein MTRYVTMALTVAAVFLIVMAVLVNSPPLFYMTVAVVATLAASRLQAWLAIQGLRFERNVPPMVTLGEWVTVETVVWSDHKLKRPLVSLEDVLPEGLIVRDRTPSLPVAPSFDQPITTRFRFKPLRRGRFRWRRVVIRGTDALGLVTMERSVQTEPVELTVSPVPIPVSVTVRPSAGWGVSDLESGLARGQGTDSRGVREYASGDSIRHIHWPTTAKTGRLMVKEFETGSGLNMAIVLQRTAGTEVGQAGATTFEAMCGHALYIADTYIEKGASVWFPVHEGREMAQQHPLSRLRAVREILTDVQCDQKDPVSADVSRIGVREGATLAVMLSVQDPGLPDVVSSLSGLKAVCLIYDAAEFDPASKALSAADPAYIAALETAGAEVQMMPKVEAVK